From the Daucus carota subsp. sativus chromosome 8, DH1 v3.0, whole genome shotgun sequence genome, one window contains:
- the LOC108198665 gene encoding protein MALE DISCOVERER 2 isoform X2, with amino-acid sequence MGGRWNTSGIQLICLSIFILVLKIQGHCLLNYEGFALLSFRASVVSDPLGALSDWNPDDCNPCLWSGVHCVNGRVQMLDLAGLSLQGGLAPSLGKLTHLKILILSHNQFSGSVPKEYSGLPMLEIMDLRSNSLNGIIPSEITEMPSLKCLLVQNNNFEGVASKQNRNIDISTKLLSDGKHVSGAAAEYSCVNRKLGHRIFHCHILSLKNKEAFTKAETRLKAELVSTQIQETLNHYLRMLPSPKFEESLFTDDAEVFCNNPRSSSESHNLDNTVRRRLAEQSSNLAAAPATGASAAEPIIVLPSTRSSGSFPAVPKEKKEPLHSPAPAPPKHHHSVAQPQNANNRYSGDEWKYIVGILVAVFFALLVTFICFVCRNLAVKNIRPWKTGLSGQLQKAFVTGVPKLNRDELETACEDFSNIFEAHDSVTVYKGILSSGVEIAVASTSIKSRKEWSKRSEYVYRKQIDSLSRINHKNFANLIGYCEENEPFARMLVFEFVPNGTLFQHLHMKELEHLDWNARVRIIMGIAYCLQYMHGLNPPMPHSNLKSHTIFLTEDYAAKIAETEFWNELQYKSRVSTRKESGHCDLPPPADVETDVYNFGVLLLEIISGRLSFSEEQGHIVTWASKYLTDKQKYKCMIDHTLKAFKNDELEVICDIVQECIHQDPWKRPTLNEIISRLREVIRVSADSAAPRLSPLWWAELEILSAEAA; translated from the exons ATGGGGGGAAGATGGAACACAAGTGGAATTCAGCTGATCTGCTTATCGATTTTTATTCTTGTCTTGAAAATTCAAGGACATTGCTTGCTCAATTATGAAG GATTTGCATTACTTTCATTTCGTGCTTCGGTTGTATCAGATCCACTAGGTGCTTTATCAGACTGGAATCCTGATGACTGTAACCCATGCCTGTGGTCAGGTGTTCATTGTGTCAATGGTCGAGTGCAAATGCT GGATCTTGCTGGGCTTTCACTTCAAGGAGGCTTAGCACCAAGTCTTGGAAAACTTACTCATTTAAAAATCCT AATACTCTCTCATAACCAATTTTCTGGTTCTGTCCCTAAGGAGTATAGTGGTCTTCCAATGCTGGAGATTATGGACTTACGGAGTAATAGTTTGAACGGAATCATTCCATCTGAGATTACAGAGATGCCTTCACTAAAGTGTTT GTTGGTTCAGAACAATAATTTTGAAGGTGTAGCATCTAAACAGAACAGAAACATCGATATTTCCACTAAACTGCTTTCTGATGGAAAGCATGTATCTGGTGCTGCCGCTGAATACAGTTGTGTAAATAGAAAATTGGGGCACCG CATCTTTCACTGTCATATCTTATCACTGAAGAATAAAGAAGCGTTCACAAAAGCAGAAACCCGGCTGAAAGCAGAACTCGTCAGCACGCAGATCCAAGAGACACTGAATCATTATCTCCGTATGTTGCCTTC GCCCAAGTTTGAAGAAAGTCTCTTTACAGATGATGCTGAGGTTTTCTGCAATAATCCCCGAA GTTCTTCTGAGTCACATAACCTAGATAACACTGTACGTCGTAGGCTAGCTGAACAGTCCAGTAATCTGGCTGCTGCTCCAGCTACCGGTGCTTCTGCTGCAGAGCCTATTATTGTTCTTCCTAGTACTAGGAGTAGTGGATCATTTCCTGCTGTCCCGAAGGAAAAGAAAGAACCTTTGCACTCTCCTGCACCTGCGCCTCCTAAACATCACCATTCTGTTGCTCAACCTCAAAATGCCAATAACAGATATTCCGGAGATGAGTGGAAATACATAGTTGGAATATTAGTTGCTGTTTTTTTCGCGTTGCTGGTCACATTCATATGCTTTGTCTGCCGTAACCTGGCAGTAAAAAACATACGTCCTTGGAAGACTGGATTGAGTGGACAATTACAGAAAGCATTTGTGACAG GTGTTCCTAAGCTAAACCGGGATGAGCTAGAAACTGCCTGTGAGGATTTCAGCAACATATTTGAAGCTCATGATTCCGTCACTGTCTATAAGGGTATACTATCTAGTGGAGTTGAGATTGCTGTTGCCTCAACCTCGATTAAATCTCGTAAGGAATGGTCAAAGAGGTCAGAATATGTCTATCGAAAGCAG ATTGATTCACTCTCACGGATAAACCACAAGAACTTTGCCAACCTTATTGGTTACTGTGAGGAGAATGAACCTTTTGCAAGGATGCTGGTATTTGAGTTTGTGCCTAATGGGACTCTATTTCAGCATTTACACA TGAAAGAACTTGAACATCTCGATTGGAATGCACGGGTGAGGATCATCATGGGAATAGCTTACTGCCTGCAATATATGCATGGCCTAAATCCCCCAATGCCACATTCCAACCTAAAATCACACACAATCTTTTTAACTGAAGATTATGCTGCAAAA ATTGCTGAGACTGAATTCTGGAATGAACTTCAATACAAATCAAGGGTGTCTACAAGAAAAGAATCGGGACATTGTGATCTTCCACCTCCCGCGGATGTTGAAACAGATGTCTACAATTTCGGAGTCCTGCTGCTGGAGATAATATCAGGAAGGCTCTCATTTTCAGAAGAGCAGGGGCACATTGTGACCTGG GCCTCTAAGTACCTAACAGACAAACAGAAGTATAAATGTATGATAGATCATACTTTGAAAGCCTTCAAAAATGATGAGCTTGAAGTTATCTGTGATATCGTCCAAGAATGCATCCACCAGGATCCTTGGAAGAGACCGACTTTAAACGAGATCATATCCAGGCTGCGAGAAGTTATCAGAGTATCAGCAGATTCAGCTGCTCCAAGACTCTCTCCCCTTTGGTGGGCTGAGCTGGAGATTTTGTCAGCAGAAGCAGCATGA
- the LOC108198665 gene encoding protein MALE DISCOVERER 2 isoform X1 gives MGGRWNTSGIQLICLSIFILVLKIQGHCLLNYEGFALLSFRASVVSDPLGALSDWNPDDCNPCLWSGVHCVNGRVQMLDLAGLSLQGGLAPSLGKLTHLKILILSHNQFSGSVPKEYSGLPMLEIMDLRSNSLNGIIPSEITEMPSLKCLLVQNNNFEGVASKQNRNIDISTKLLSDGKHVSGAAAEYSCVNRKLGHRIFHCHILSLKNKEAFTKAETRLKAELVSTQIQETLNHYLRMLPSPKFEESLFTDDAEVFCNNPRSSSESHNLDNTVRRRLAEQSSNLAAAPATGASAAEPIIVLPSTRSSGSFPAVPKEKKEPLHSPAPAPPKHHHSVAQPQNANNRYSGDEWKYIVGILVAVFFALLVTFICFVCRNLAVKNIRPWKTGLSGQLQKAFVTGVPKLNRDELETACEDFSNIFEAHDSVTVYKGILSSGVEIAVASTSIKSRKEWSKRSEYVYRKQIDSLSRINHKNFANLIGYCEENEPFARMLVFEFVPNGTLFQHLHMKELEHLDWNARVRIIMGIAYCLQYMHGLNPPMPHSNLKSHTIFLTEDYAAKIAETEFWNELQYKSRVSTRKESGHCDLPPPADVETDVYNFGVLLLEIISGRLSFSEEQGHIVTWVNQNYTFHAKKLLNLYNLPLRNVIESFQASKYLTDKQKYKCMIDHTLKAFKNDELEVICDIVQECIHQDPWKRPTLNEIISRLREVIRVSADSAAPRLSPLWWAELEILSAEAA, from the exons ATGGGGGGAAGATGGAACACAAGTGGAATTCAGCTGATCTGCTTATCGATTTTTATTCTTGTCTTGAAAATTCAAGGACATTGCTTGCTCAATTATGAAG GATTTGCATTACTTTCATTTCGTGCTTCGGTTGTATCAGATCCACTAGGTGCTTTATCAGACTGGAATCCTGATGACTGTAACCCATGCCTGTGGTCAGGTGTTCATTGTGTCAATGGTCGAGTGCAAATGCT GGATCTTGCTGGGCTTTCACTTCAAGGAGGCTTAGCACCAAGTCTTGGAAAACTTACTCATTTAAAAATCCT AATACTCTCTCATAACCAATTTTCTGGTTCTGTCCCTAAGGAGTATAGTGGTCTTCCAATGCTGGAGATTATGGACTTACGGAGTAATAGTTTGAACGGAATCATTCCATCTGAGATTACAGAGATGCCTTCACTAAAGTGTTT GTTGGTTCAGAACAATAATTTTGAAGGTGTAGCATCTAAACAGAACAGAAACATCGATATTTCCACTAAACTGCTTTCTGATGGAAAGCATGTATCTGGTGCTGCCGCTGAATACAGTTGTGTAAATAGAAAATTGGGGCACCG CATCTTTCACTGTCATATCTTATCACTGAAGAATAAAGAAGCGTTCACAAAAGCAGAAACCCGGCTGAAAGCAGAACTCGTCAGCACGCAGATCCAAGAGACACTGAATCATTATCTCCGTATGTTGCCTTC GCCCAAGTTTGAAGAAAGTCTCTTTACAGATGATGCTGAGGTTTTCTGCAATAATCCCCGAA GTTCTTCTGAGTCACATAACCTAGATAACACTGTACGTCGTAGGCTAGCTGAACAGTCCAGTAATCTGGCTGCTGCTCCAGCTACCGGTGCTTCTGCTGCAGAGCCTATTATTGTTCTTCCTAGTACTAGGAGTAGTGGATCATTTCCTGCTGTCCCGAAGGAAAAGAAAGAACCTTTGCACTCTCCTGCACCTGCGCCTCCTAAACATCACCATTCTGTTGCTCAACCTCAAAATGCCAATAACAGATATTCCGGAGATGAGTGGAAATACATAGTTGGAATATTAGTTGCTGTTTTTTTCGCGTTGCTGGTCACATTCATATGCTTTGTCTGCCGTAACCTGGCAGTAAAAAACATACGTCCTTGGAAGACTGGATTGAGTGGACAATTACAGAAAGCATTTGTGACAG GTGTTCCTAAGCTAAACCGGGATGAGCTAGAAACTGCCTGTGAGGATTTCAGCAACATATTTGAAGCTCATGATTCCGTCACTGTCTATAAGGGTATACTATCTAGTGGAGTTGAGATTGCTGTTGCCTCAACCTCGATTAAATCTCGTAAGGAATGGTCAAAGAGGTCAGAATATGTCTATCGAAAGCAG ATTGATTCACTCTCACGGATAAACCACAAGAACTTTGCCAACCTTATTGGTTACTGTGAGGAGAATGAACCTTTTGCAAGGATGCTGGTATTTGAGTTTGTGCCTAATGGGACTCTATTTCAGCATTTACACA TGAAAGAACTTGAACATCTCGATTGGAATGCACGGGTGAGGATCATCATGGGAATAGCTTACTGCCTGCAATATATGCATGGCCTAAATCCCCCAATGCCACATTCCAACCTAAAATCACACACAATCTTTTTAACTGAAGATTATGCTGCAAAA ATTGCTGAGACTGAATTCTGGAATGAACTTCAATACAAATCAAGGGTGTCTACAAGAAAAGAATCGGGACATTGTGATCTTCCACCTCCCGCGGATGTTGAAACAGATGTCTACAATTTCGGAGTCCTGCTGCTGGAGATAATATCAGGAAGGCTCTCATTTTCAGAAGAGCAGGGGCACATTGTGACCTGGGTAAATCAGAATTACACTTTTCACGCGAAAAAGCTTTTAAACCTTTATAACTTGCCACTGAGAAACGTAATTGAATCTTTTCAGGCCTCTAAGTACCTAACAGACAAACAGAAGTATAAATGTATGATAGATCATACTTTGAAAGCCTTCAAAAATGATGAGCTTGAAGTTATCTGTGATATCGTCCAAGAATGCATCCACCAGGATCCTTGGAAGAGACCGACTTTAAACGAGATCATATCCAGGCTGCGAGAAGTTATCAGAGTATCAGCAGATTCAGCTGCTCCAAGACTCTCTCCCCTTTGGTGGGCTGAGCTGGAGATTTTGTCAGCAGAAGCAGCATGA